In Rhineura floridana isolate rRhiFlo1 chromosome 1, rRhiFlo1.hap2, whole genome shotgun sequence, the following proteins share a genomic window:
- the NPR2 gene encoding atrial natriuretic peptide receptor 2, giving the protein MASPPPLLVAVAAAAALALSLSAASPGLEGANGSAATTVVTVGLVLPEHNPSYPWALPRVGPAVDLALEALEPALRAAGLSTRTVFATSELNGACSESVAPLKAVDLKLYNDPDVLLGPGCVYPAASVGRFASHWRLPLLTAGAVASDFSHKEEHFSTLVRTGPTAPKLGAFVAHLHERFNWSSRAALLYVDRKTDDRPFYFTIEGVYEELRHAGLTVGYHIYAPRDNGSTGGGDDDGGGPDTAVQFIKANGRVIYICGPLEMLHQVMRLAHYESMTSGDYVFFYVDVFGESLRAEGNREVGKPWQSKEGQDPGGLREAFRTVLVITYHEPQNPEYQIFQSQLILRARREFNVELNDSLKNLVAGCFHDGLLLYAMALNETLQEGGSKRNTSRILEKMKGRTFQGVTGTVSMDDNNDRNPDFNLWAMADVASGKYQVVGHYVGSEKEMDWLGPIHWLKGAPPLDSPPCFDVDDPSCDKSPLNTLAIVALGAGLTFLMFGISSFLIFRKLMLEKELASMLWRIRWEELQFGSSERYYKGAGSRLTLSLRGSSYGSLMTAHGKYQIFANTGLFKGNVVAVKHVNKKRIELTRQVLFELKHMRDIQFNHLTRFIGACIDPPNICIVTEYCPRGSLQDILENESINLDWMFRYSLINDIVKGMAFLHNSIIAYHGSLKSSNCVVDSRFVLKITDYGLASFRQSSESEGNHALYAKKLWTAPEVLQKGHLTLSPLAMQKADAYSFGIILQEIALRNGAFYIEGMDLSPKEIVQKVRNSQRPYFRPTIDTRLHSEELAILMERCWAQEQVERPDFTQIKIFIRRFNKEGSTSILDNLLSRMEQYANNLEKLVEERTQAYLEEKRKAENLLYQILPHSVAEQLKRGETVQAEAFDCVTIYFSDIVGFTSLSAESTPMQVVTLLNDLYTCFDAIIDNFDVYKVETIGDAYMVVSGLPVRNGKLHAHEIVRMALALLEAVKTFRIRHRPTEQLRLRIGIHSGPVCAGVVGLKMPRYCLFGDTVNTASRMESSGEALKIHVSTTTKEILDEFGCFELDLRGDVEMKGKGKLRTYWLLGEKNDVVI; this is encoded by the exons ATGGCCTCTCCACCGCCGCTGCTGGTTGCCGTCGCCGCCGCTGCCGCCTTGGCCCTGTCGCTGTCGGCCGCCTCGCCTGGCCTCGAGGGAGCCAACGGTAGTGCAGCCACGACGGTGGTGACGGTGGGCCTGGTGCTACCTGAGCACAACCCCAGCTACCCTTGGGCCTTGCCGCGAGTGGGTCCCGCCGTAGACCTGGCCCTCGAAGCGCTGGAGCCGGCGCTGCGAGCCGCAGGGCTGTCCACGCGCACCGTGTTCGCCACGTCGGAGCTGAACGGCGCCTGCTCGGAGTCGGTGGCGCCGCTCAAAGCCGTGGACCTGAAGCTCTACAACGACCCGGACGTGCTGCTGGGCCCCGGCTGCGTCTACCCGGCCGCCTCGGTGGGGCGCTTCGCCTCGCACTGGCGCCTGCCGCTGCTCACGGCCGGCGCCGTCGCCTCGGACTTCAGTCACAAGGAGGAGCACTTCAGCACGCTGGTCCGCACCGGTCCCACCGCGCCCAAGCTCGGCGCCTTCGTGGCCCACCTGCACGAGCGCTTCAACTGGAGCTCCCGCGCCGCCCTTCTCTACGTGGATCGCAAGACCGACGACCGGCCCTTCTACTTCACCATCGAGGGCGTCTACGAGGAGCTCCGCCACGCCGGCCTCACCGTGGGCTACCACATCTACGCGCCCCGCGACAACGGCAGCACGGGCGGCGGCGACGACGACGGAGGCGGCCCGGACACGGCCGTCCAGTTCATCAAGGCCAACGGGCGAG TCATCTACATCTGTGGCCCGCTGGAGATGTTGCACCAAGTCATGCGCCTGGCCCATTACGAGAGCATGACCAGTGGCGACTATGTCTTCTTCTACGTGGACGTCTTTGGAGAAAGCCTGCGGGCTGAGGGGAACCGGGAGGTTGGCAAGCCCTGGCAGAgcaaggagggccaggatccagGAGGCCTACGGGAGGCCTTCCGG ACAGTGCTGGTGATCACCTATCATGAGCCGCAAAACCCGGAGTACCAGATTTTCCAGAGCCAGTTGATCCTGAGAGCCCGGAGGGAGTTCAACGTGGAGCTCAATGACTCACTG AAAAACCTTGTGGCCGGCTGCTTCCATGATGGGCTGCTGCTCTATGCCATGGCTCTGAACGAGACGCTCCAAGAAGGGGGAAGCAAGCGCAACACGAGCCGCATCCTGGAGAAGATGAAGGGGCGGACCTTCCAGG GTGTCACTGGGACTGTGAGCATGGATGATAACAATGACCGCAACCCAGATTTCAACCTGTGGGCCATGGCTGACGTGGCGAGTGGCAAGTACCAG GTGGTGGGACACTATGTGGGCTCAGAGAAGGAGATGGACTGGCTGGGGCCCATCCACTGGCTGAAGGGGGCGCCGCCGCTGGACAGCCCACCCTGTTTTGACGTGGACGACCCCTCCTGTGACAAAA GTCCACTCAACACGCTGGCCATTGTGGCCCTGGGTGCTGGCCTGACCTTCCTCATGTTTGGCATTTCCAGCTTCCTGATCTTCAG GAAGCTGATGTTGGAGAAGGAGCTGGCCAGCATGCTGTGGCGGATCCGCTGGGAGGAGCTTCAGTTTGGGAGCTCCGAGCGCTACTACAAGGGGGCAGGCAGCCGCCTCACCCTCTCCCTG CGTGGGTCCAGTTATGGCTCTCTGATGACGGCACACGGCAAATACCAGATTTTTGCCAACACTGGACTCTTCAAG GGAAACGTGGTGGCCGTCAAGCACGTCAACAAGAAGCGGATTGAGCTGACGAGGCAGGTCCTCTTCGAACTGAAACAC ATGCGGGACATCCAGTTCAACCACTTAACACGGTTCATTGGGGCCTGCATTGACCCACCCAACATCTGCATCGTGACCGAGTATTGCCCCCGTGGCAGCTTACAG GACATCCTGGAGAATGAGAGCATCAACTTGGATTGGATGTTCCGCTATTCGCTCATCAATGACATTGTCAAG GGCATGGCTTTCCTGCACAACAGCATCATCGCCTATCACGGCAGCCTCAAGTCCTCCAACTGCGTGGTCGACAGCCGCTTCGTCCTCAAGATCACGGATTACGGCCTGGCCAGCTTCCGGCAAAGCAGCGAGAGTGAGGGCAACCACGCCCTATATGCTA AGAAGCTGTGGACGGCCCCGGAGGTGCTGCAGAAGGGCCACCTGACTCTCTCCCCACTGGCCATGCAGAAGGCAGACGCTTACAGCTTCGGCATCATTCTCCAGGAGATTGCGCTGCGCAATGGGGCCTTCTATATTGAGGGCATGGACCTCAGTCCCAAAG AGATTGTGCAGAAGGTACGCAACAGCCAGAGGCCATATTTCCGACCCACTATCGACACGCGGCTGCACAGCGAGGAGTTGGCCATCCTGATGGAGCGCTGCTGGGCCCAGGAGCAGGTGGAACGCCCAGACTTCACACAGATCAAGATCTTCATCCGACGGTTCAACAA GGAAGGCAGCACCAGCATCCTGGACAACTTGCTCTCGCGCATGGAGCAGTATGCCAACAACCTGGAGAAGCTGGTGGAGGAGCGcacccaggcctacctggaggaGAAGCGCAAGGCTGAGAACCTGCTCTACCAGATCCTTCCCCA CTCAGTGGCCGAGCAGCTGAAGCGTGGCGAGACAGTGCAGGCCGAAGCCTTTGACTGCGTCACCATCTACTTCAGCGACATCGTGGGCTTCACCTCCTTGTCAGCTGAGAGCACCCCTATGCAG GTGGTGACCCTGCTCAATGACCTCTACACCTGCTTTGATGCTATCATTGACAACTTTGATGTCTACAAG GTGGAGACGATTGGCGATGCCTACATGGTGGTGTCAGGTTTGCCAGTACGGAACGGCAAGCTGCATGCCCACGAGATTGTCCGCATGGCCCTCGCCCTCCTTGAGGCAGTGAAAACATTCCGCATCCGGCACCGGCCCACCGAGCAGCTGCGCCTGCGCATTGGCATCCACTCTG GGCCAGTGTGTGCAGGCGTCGTGGGCCTCAAGATGCCACGCTACTGCCTCTTTGGGGACACGGTCAACACTGCGTCGCGCATGGAGTCCAGTGGAGAGG CCTTGAAGATCCATGTGTCCACCACCACCAaggaaatcctggatgagtttgGCTGCTTTGAGCTAGATCTGAGGGGAGATGTGGAGATGAAG gggaaggggaagctccGGACCTACTGGCTGCTGGGCGAGAAGAACGACGTTGTCATCTGA